The Vitis vinifera cultivar Pinot Noir 40024 chromosome 12, ASM3070453v1 genome has a segment encoding these proteins:
- the LOC100243618 gene encoding putative clathrin assembly protein At1g03050, giving the protein MAPSKIRRALGAVKDQTSIGLAKVGSSNSLADLDVAIVKATRHEEYPAEERHIREILSLTCYSRAFVSACVNTLARRLNKTKNWTVALKTLMLIHRLLADGDPSYEQEIFFSTRRGTRILNMSDFRDHSSQSNSWDYSAFVRTYALYLDERLEFRMQGKRGKRSAFEYEEDEEEGGAAAQARNTPVCDMKTVDIFSRINHLQQLLERFLACRPTGEAKSNRVVLVALYPIVKESFQIYYDITEIMGILIERFMELEVQDCVKVHEIFYRVLKQFDELDSFYTWCRSTGIARSSEYPEVEKIALKKLDLMDEFIRDKAALAQSRKNRIVGPEEPVVEAKEPEPVEENINAIKALPAPEGWEVPVEEEKEEPKEEEKKEKKEINVQEEGDLLNLGDDAVTTQEHGSQLALALFDGGAVANPAAPAWEAFTTDDAADWETALVQSASGLSQQKTNLGGGFDMLLLDGMYQQATMAQATTGGTFGASGSASSVAFGSIGRPAMLALPAPPTSNDGASTRSVDPFAASLAVAPPTYVQMSEMEKKQKLLMEEQFLWQQYARDGMPGHLGIPKFQGSPYNNGGYTHSY; this is encoded by the exons GGACCAGACCAGCATAGGCCTAGCAAAAGTTGGCAGCAGCAACTCCCTAGCCGATCTCGATGTGGCCATCGTGAAGGCTACCAGGCATGAAGAGTACCCTGCGGAGGAGAGGCATATCCGGGAGATCCTCAGCTTGACCTGCTACTCCCGCGCCTTCGTCAGTGCCTGCGTAAATACCCTCGCCAGGCGCCTCAACAAGACCAAGAACTGGACAGTCGCCCTGAAGACCCTCATGTTGATTCATCGTCTGCTCGCCGATGGAGACCCCTCGTATGAGCAGGAGATCTTCTTCTCCACAAGGCGCGGCACTCGCATCCTCAACATGTCTGATTTTCGCGACCACAGCTCGCAGTCTAACTCATGGGACTACTCTGCCTTCGTGCGCACCTATGCGCTCTACCTCGACGAGCGGCTTGAGTTCCGTATGCAAGGGAAGAGGGGGAAGCGCAGCGCATTTGAATACGAAGAAGATGAGGAGGAGGGCGGTGCAGCTGCCCAGGCAAGGAACACTCCCGTCTGTGACATGAAAACGGTTGACATATTTTCCAGGATTAACCACTTGCAGCAGCTGCTGGAGCGATTCCTAGCTTGCAGGCCAACAG GTGAGGCAAAGAGCAATCGTGTTGTGCTTGTTGCTCTCTACCCAATCGTAAAAGAAAGTTTTCAGATATACTACGACATAACAGAAATAATGGGTATACTGATTGAACGGTTCATGGAGCTTGAAGTCCAGGACTGTGTTAAGGTCCATGAGATCTTCTACCGGGTCTTAAAGCAATTCGATGAGCTCGACTCTTTCTACACCTGGTGCAGGAGTACTGGAATAGCACGCTCGTCGGAGTATCCAGAAGTAGAGAAAATTGCACTGAAGAAGCTTGATCTCATGGATGAGTTTATCCGTGACAAGGCGGCCCTTGCGCAAAGCAGGAAGAATAGGATTGTTGGACCGGAGGAACCCGTGGTGGAAGCCAAAGAGCCAGAACCCGTTGAAGAAAACATTAATGCAATAAAAGCACTACCAGCGCCCGAGGGCTGGGAAGTCCCGGTGGAGGAAGAAAAGGAGGAGCCCAAGGAagaggagaagaaggagaagaaggagaTTAATGTCCAAGAAGAAGGCGACCTTTTGAACCTGGGAGACGATGCAGTGACGACTCAAGAACACGGAAGCCAACTGGCCTTAGCATTATTCGATGGAGGTGCAGTAGCAAATCCAGCGGCTCCAGCCTGGGAAGCCTTCACAACCGACGATGCAGCAGATTGGGAAACAGCCCTGGTCCAATCCGCAAGCGGTTTGTCTCAGCAGAAGACCAACTTAGGCGGCGGTTTCGACATGTTGTTGCTGGACGGCATGTATCAGCAAGCAACAATGGCGCAAGCGACAACGGGAGGAACGTTTGGAGCCAGCGGAAGCGCTAGCAGCGTGGCCTTTGGATCGATTGGAAGGCCTGCGATGCTGGCGTTGCCGGCCCCTCCAACATCCAATGATGGGGCATCAACAAGAAGCGTAGACCCGTTTGCAGCATCACTGGCAGTGGCACCACCGACGTATGTTCAGATGTCGGAGATGGAGAAGAAGCAGAAGCTGTTGATGGAGGAGCAGTTTCTGTGGCAACAGTATGCAAGGGATGGGATGCCAGGACATCTTGGAATTCCAAAGTTTCAAGGAAGTCCGTACAACAATGGAGGATACACACACAGCTATTGA